TTGGGGGACGCGTTCGAGGATCTCGCAGACCAGCCGTTCCAGAGTTCTGCGGATATCCAGCCCGTTGAGGGATTCCTTGGGTGAGGCCATGGTTCTAGACCTCGGGTATCAGGGCGTTGAATATCTGGTTGATCTCGTCCTGGCAGGTGTCCATGAAATCGGCGATCTGATAGACCTCGATGCCCAGGCTCTCCCAACTGGCCAGATAGAGGGGCTCGATGACCTCGGTGTCCGTGGGGGCCAGCCCCAGGACCTTGGCCGAGATGTTGGCCAGATGGATGACGTGGGGCGTGGAATGCTGGACACTGAATTGGGGGCTGTGGTGGTAGATGACCGCCGAGACCAGGCTCAGGGGAAACCGCCATTTGCGGAGAATCATCCCGCCGAGCTTGGCGTGGTCGTAGCCGAGAATCTGGCGTTCGGCATCGTAGAGGGAGATGTTTCTGCCCTCGGCCATCTGGACCACCTGGCGGTAGACCTCGGGCTCCTCGGTCATGATGACCATGCGCCCGATGTCGTGCAGCAGCCCGGCCACGAAGAAGCGTTCGGGGTCCTCCAGCCCGGCGGTCCGGGCCATGGCCCGGGCAATGACCCCGCAGGCCACGCTGTGTTTCCAGAATCGGTTCAGATCGAGGGGGGCCGGCCGGTTTTTCTTGAACAG
The genomic region above belongs to Deltaproteobacteria bacterium and contains:
- a CDS encoding HDOD domain-containing protein, which translates into the protein MTTLLDTLAPDKRAAIEAIASDRFRAADLGHPLASFLYEKSMETMARENIWQRPEPDASATGRKRSPSGAAELAVRDISLPTIPQVGIELQRVLEDPSSSATDLARVISMDPKLTASVLRMVNSALYNLRQPVETVHRAVAVLGTHQISSLALGTLLLNLFKKNRPAPLDLNRFWKHSVACGVIARAMARTAGLEDPERFFVAGLLHDIGRMVIMTEEPEVYRQVVQMAEGRNISLYDAERQILGYDHAKLGGMILRKWRFPLSLVSAVIYHHSPQFSVQHSTPHVIHLANISAKVLGLAPTDTEVIEPLYLASWESLGIEVYQIADFMDTCQDEINQIFNALIPEV